A region of the Brienomyrus brachyistius isolate T26 chromosome 10, BBRACH_0.4, whole genome shotgun sequence genome:
ATAATTTTGATGTTCTCATTAGAACTGCCTGAACACGAAAATAGGCAACTATGTAATCTTTAGCAAATGGATGACAAGAATACTTACTTAAAAACCCGTTACCCAAAACTGCTTCATAAAAAAATCCCCAGGACGAATATATTGCAACTTGAGTACTTATAAAGCTAGCCAATATCAGCCATTACCTCTTTCATTGCCAAAATTCTTTTCGGCATTGCCTTGAACAATGTACCAAAGAAATACCACAACACAAGCTTGACAGACTAAAAAATACTCCaccaatatttatttttttaaatatttttgaaaaaatatatatttttttaacatttttgtttttaacgTGCCTTTTTGCTTTAAGCACTATTCACATTCAACAGACATGGCAGTGTGGAACACAAGGTTCAAGAAAAGGGGGGGCGGAGACAtgcccaagggggggggggggggcaggaggggggcAACAAGTCCTGCAGCCATTCTGATTAgacaattctgccataaaagCGAGTGACCACAACATAGAACGTAAGGAACCTCTCAGTTCTAAGCAATTTTTCCCCAAGAGGCACCGTTCAAGTTCGTGTCAGACAGGAATAGTCAATGCGATAGAGATCAGCTACCGGGGCCCATGCATGTAATGTTTACAGACAAACTTCAGGAGGACAAGACCTGAAATAAACAAGCCTATACCACCACCTTTTTGAAAGTCCAGTGATATAAAGCTGCTCTGACAGAAAAGGAAATTATAGGGCATGAATACACCCCACATGAAACTCAAGAGGCTTATATTTCCATAAAGAAagcaataaaacaaaaacatttctgaATTATTTTTACCAACTTCCTACCATGTGTCCTGAACCAGAAATAATTTGATTGCAGCCCAGAAATTGTACACACTCACTTAAGCCATTAAAATATGACCTagaaaacagttaatgtcaaaCAAACCATGGGAAACTGCTTCGGTGATGGCAGAACCTGCTCTGCCCATCTCTCCTAGTGCCTCTTGCGCCCATTGTACCCAGGCAAGGTTTCAGAATATACTTGTTTATATGGATATATAGTtttctatatatacacatatatatgttgAACATTCTCGGAACTTTAAGCATGCAAGACTAACTGAAAACTTGGCGTCGCATTAAGtgtaacacagtgaaaaaagaaGAAGATTCCACGACGATGCTTCGAATACTGGCTTCACAGTGTGGTGAAGGGCTACATCCAGCAGGGGGCTGCAACTCAGTATTTAACACCAGGTACAAATTCTTTAGCATTGGGGTTTAAattgctgttgacctgaaatTAAAGAGAAATGAATACTGGGTTACTTTCCTCACACCGCTGTGACAAATTCAATACGCATTGTGAAAGATATTGACAGATTCAGCACACACTGTTGGCCAAGTCAAGCGGTGTTGAAATTGGTAAATATTTCAAGCTGCAAGTCAATTTTAACTTCCTATTTGAAGGCATGGTAGAAAAGGTAATTGGACAAACCACTACAGGTCTTGTTAGAAAATATTACACTTCGAGCTAGAAATGAATCTGGCCTGTACACAAGAAACACGAGGCTTGTTCGACGGCAGGTTTGACAGATACTGACCACAAGGTCCTCCCAGATGTTTCCATCACCAATGGCCAGTCCATTGAGCTGCTCCTGCAGATGGTTTATGGTCTGAGGCAAGTCCCGGGACGGAATAAACCATTCgtgttcctcctcctcctccagcatCTCTTGGAAGCAACGTTCAATGAACTCCTCCTCCCAAAGTTCCTCTTCAATCTTCAAGAAGGACAATATTGCAGTTTAACTTATTTTATTATGTAGACAAACAGCACAGGATAATAAAGCATACTGTACTTTATTTAGAGGACATTAAAATGGAACAAAGGGAATCAGAAAAGGGACATGGTGAATGGGATAGCTGAACTGAACACATAGTACTTGGAAAGAACTTAAAATCTGCCTTTAGCCTATACGCTAAGACTTATCTTGTTTCTAACCAAAAGATACATCCAAGTAAAACTAATTATTTGTCATCAATTGACTGATTAGAGTAGCCACTAACTTTTCTTTCAATTCTGACTATTAGCAGAAAAATAAGTTGCTATTTGGAAACAAATGATACACATCAAGAATAATTTCCTGGGATGGGGGATGGAGTAGCAAAAACTAGCTGATGATGATGTTATAAACATGTTCCACACCTGTCTGTTGAACTCCTCCTCATTCTCCATCCACATATACTCAGCAAACGGATTTTCCTCATTGTGGAACTGGCCACTGATGACAACGTCGTCACCAATAATGCTGGGTGTACTGCTGCTGCGACTTGGATCTTTCATCTCTGCCTCTTGCCCCCAGAAGGTTCCCTTTTTCCAACAGAAAGGAAACCATAATTAAGCACTCAAGCCGATCGTAAAGTTTATTCATTCCTGGATGCTTAGTTTCCCAAAGAGCCCTAGGCTGTATATAAATCCTTTTTCTTTCTCTAAATGCCGACAATAACTTCAAGTTTTGCATAACAGAAAGTTAAAAAGTTCCCACTTATTACATGTTTACCTGCTGCTATAACATGGAGAGAAGGTGCCGTTCCCTATGAAAAAGGTATGTCTATTCGACGCTCTGCGAGTCTGTTAAGGTCATTAAAACCATCTTTGGCAACATACTGCGAATAAATGGGAGTTGACCAACTCCCCATTGTCCTTTTTCACCAAGAGTTGAGGCGTATCCCCATCTTGTACATCGCGGCAGTGATTACACTCCTCGAGGGCCAAGAATGATTTCCCAGTACCTGGTTCCGAAACAACTGAAACACGTCACTAGAACAGTTTAACATAATATTTCCAACATTTTAACTTGAGAGCGTCGGACATACTTTCACTACGGATTTTCACCCACTAGTGCCCCCTGGCGAACGTGATACAAAACGACGTCCATTGTACATATATGCAAAGcggctaagaaaaaaaaaagtacagacaGGATGTCTAATAATTTACCAGGAGACAGATTTGGTATCTTTTAGTAGCTCAAAGAACTAACATACAAAAGAAATAACCCTAGATAACAAATAAGCTCAATTAATTCAACAATGCTTTCTTTACTTTTCCCTCATGAAAGTTAGACTACAACAAAAACAGTGCAATGCGTTATAAATCCGATTGGTAGTTGGTCTAGTTAAACGGACAATTGGATGGATTTAGTGGCTGTGGAAGGTTTCGGAGACTTAATACATGCACTGATAAGTAAAGGTCGCATAAcgtaacaaacaaaacaaaagctgtcagctgagatTCAGCTGGCGTGAAAGCTGGTAGACTGCATTACCAATTCGTTTAACTAAACGGTTTTCTTTTCAAACTCGCCTAAAGGTAATTGATGTAATAGTAAAATACACAAGTGGCGACCTATGCGTAGAAAACCCGGACAACTATTTTTTACATTCACTAGTTTCAGACATCTGCCATTTTGACGAGTCGCTACCAGGTGTAGCAGCAAACAAAACCTGCGCCGTTCAGATCATTTTGCGGGCTGCTAACCAAAGGTATACGCACTTCCTAATGACCGAGAAAGGCCTCCTACCTACTACTGTAAAGCAAGTCGTTACCCAAGAGAGTGCCAAGCGTCTAATGGTTGATAGCGAGACTGGCTTTCTTCTTTTCGGGTCAGGTGTAATGGCCGCCCAGCGTTCTTGTTTTGATTGCTTAGCGTCTTTAGCAGTTAGCTTACCACCCGTCTCTGGCACACATAATACGCATGCGCCGGCTCCGCCCCGGGATGCTCACGCCCTCTTATTTCGGATGGATTTCCGAGGGTGACTTGTATTTTTTAGGAAAGACACCAACTTTAGCTGTGATTACATGATCGAATCTATTTTTCttttcacacaaacacattttgCACCCGATTTTATTAACCACAGTGAGGATAACACTAATCACAGGCCTCGGATGATTTTTGTTTCGTTCGTTTCAGCTAGCTATAGTGCGCATCGAAGATCATTGCATAAAAAATCAAAATCATCGTCTTGTCCATGTTTCAAGATTTGCATCTTTGTCATGATAAAATCTACTCAATGGTTCGGTTCTTGGGAAGTGAAATATAAATAACTAGTAAGCACAGCGAGCATTTTCTTCAGTTATTTCTATGGTACGTTTAAATTAACATTAAGTAAAATTTTAGAAGAGCATGGCGAAAAACATTTAGTTTAAATGTTTCAGTATATATAGTGCTATAACAAACAAGAAAAATGACAACTTCAGTCCATACAGCATAACAGTTATCAACTTGGAGACAGAACAAAAGTAGGTAGTAACTTCTCCAGGGCTTGAAATCAAAGGTTACGTTTGGCTATACTACATACACGCTAAAGCCACAAACAGAAAAAGTCGGCaactttcattattttttttgaataattttctATGTAGCTGATGATTTGCAGTTCATTATGGCATAAAGAAACGACGAGGGTGCATATTATTTACAGTAAACCTCCAACATTTCAGTCCCTTTTATTGGGTTCCAGTATTGGAATATTAGCAATGCCCATGATGTTATCAATGAAAATGCACAAGACAAATTATATAGATATACTATGATAAGTATATCAGATTATTGATTAAAAGAGCGAAGACTATGTAATGAAAATTTCTACCGAACATTATATTGCAAAGGCAGCTTTGCGGAAGTTAATGTGGTCTGAGCGAATCAAAAATAGTTTGGACTTCACTCCGGAAGTGAAGACATTTTCTTCACTAAAGGCTCAGATTCACGCCGTGAGCGATAAGGTAAGGAGAAGGAATATCGGAAAATACCACACAAAATGCATAGCGAGGAATGCCCAAGGTAACACAGGCGGGGCTTTTATAATGTCCCACGTTACATTTTCTTATCATTTAGCGTTCGTGAAACTGAAATTCACTAGAGACGAAGCAGCACTTGTTTGTATGCGAGACTTCTCGCGCCACTGTTACCTGGCAACGTTGGTTAGCCGAGTGGCTAAGCTTGTTTATTCAACCGAGCCATTAAACCCAGTGCTGCCCTCTGCGTAAACCTAAAATACGGTAACGACTCGTTAAAATTCCCTGTGGCTttttagttattattatttctgcATTCAGCGCGCGGCAATCTGAGTCACGCGCCTTTAGCACGTCTCGGTAGTCTGCTAACGGAGTTAGCATTAGCCGGTAAAATTTCACTTTCCATTTTAAGCCGTCGTGGATATGCAGTGTTTGTTTACCATGTATTTACATGGATTGAATACTTTACTGTAATTAATTCGTATAAACAATTACAGTAAACAGTAAGCCTTATAAATGGTAGGCAACACCTGAACAGTGTAtaaaatatttgtgtgtgtgtgtgtgtgtgagagagagagagagagagagagagagagagagagagagagagagtaataTGTATGTACTACGTATGTTTAACTCATCCTTATTCGTCCACAATTGACCAAAACGCATACACCGCCCTGCCTCGGCCCGACATCGTGGACTGAGTGCTTGGGCGTTTTTTCCACTGTCAGCGCCTTAATAGATACGGTGCCATCCTCAATAATATTGCTAAAATAATTACGAAAGCTTTTTACTTTCTAGCAAAGCCTTTCAGATGGTGGTATTTTGATCCACAGCCTTGCTTCCTTTGGTGTAATTTCTGCTTTGTTTTGGGGGGGTATGCGGTTACTGTACTTCTGGTTGACTCCCGTTCTCCTTCATGAAGCTCCTCTCCATTATATTCTTAGAACATTTAGCCCCATAAGAAATGCCACACTTTACAGTTCTTTTTGGGGATTTCTTACTGTTTTACTGGTAAATTGTTTTCAGTCTTCTTGCTTGAATGTCATTTTGCTTAAGAGTTGTCATCTAATGTCCCATGTCTTTAAAAATCGCTAATGCAGTTGTCCTTTACATGATTAGGTAATCATTCATTTGGGATATTATACTCTGtcttctgcatttcctcaaccCTTTGAATGATATCTACAGCCATTTGAATGGCAATCTCCTGTAGCCTTCTCCCGACTCTGCGTTAGATCCGTTCAGAGCTTTGGCGTTGTCCCTCCCGTTTTGTTTCAGTGTGATGGTCATATGCCAGTGATTGCTGAATTCCAGATAGTTGAATGTGTGCTACTTCACAGAGCGACACTCGACTTGAAATCATCCTGGTCGACATTCATGAGCTGTTCTTAGCTAGCACTGGATGTGTGCTATGGAGTGTATGCCAGGTCTAAATGCTGAATGGTTGTGTTTCTGCAGAGATATTGCATACCATCACAGAAGAGGAGTATCCCTTTCACTAAGTTGACTTTATCTTTTGGTCTTAAAAGTTGGCTTATCCACTGACTTCATCCTCAACACTTTGagactttttttttgtatttttttttttttgagcctGTGGCTGTGTTTCTTTCTTGGGCCTGTGTCTCCTCCCACCTTGCAGAGTCATCCTCCAGCCTTTGTGAGGCAATGTCCCAGAAGGTTCCTTCTGATGGAGTGCAGAAAGGCTTTGCTGTGGGACGGGGGCTCCTGGCCGCGGCCGAGACCCTTAACTTCAGCATGAGCGAGCGCCGCTCTGATGGCCTCTACGGCATGCCCTCCCGGCCCTCTTATGGCATGGCATCGGCACTTGGTGGTGGGGAGGGTAAGGACCGTGATGCACCGATGTCGCGTGGCCAcagcggtggggggggcggagtTGGTGGAGGCAGTAGTGGTGGTGGCAGCCACCTTAGCAGCACCATGAAGCTCTTTAACAGCCTGGGGCTCTCGCCCACCGACGTGGACGCGCTGTCACAGATCCCCGAGGAGAACATCAGTGTGGAGACCTTGCCGCATCTTATCATGCAGCTGAAGAGCCGCAAAGCAGAGGCCGGTCGCCGCATGGGGGGCAGTGACCCCCGGGACTTGCCATCCCTCTCCCCTGAACGCTCATACAGGCCAAGCCGGGATGACTGGGAGGACGTCCGGGGAGGCCGCATGGGTGGTTCTGGAGGACAGGGCCTGGGGCATGGCCAGCAGGTTGACTACGGCTACAACTCCATGCAGGAAGGCCCATCTAGGGGCTACGATCGCATAGACTATGGTGAGAGCAGCGGCGGAGGGGGCAGGGACCGGCCGTATTCCGAGCTTTCCCGCGATCGCTACGGTGACCTCGGCTTGGGATCCTCATCCTCGTCTAACAGCTTTATGCCGCGACGGACCGGCGCCCCCTCCCACGGCAAAGTGCAGGACTTCTTGGGAGTCATGCCCCAAATGTTCCCACACGTGTGCTCTCTTTGTGACTTTGACGTGCACTCCACCATGGTGAGTACCCCGAGTGACAGCCGGCACAGAAACACACTCAGCCCATTCAGAGCCATTATTCCCTACGCACACATCTCACCGCCAGGATCACGTTTGCTGATTGTTTCTGCTCATATCCGTAAAGGGTTGTATTTGGCTTTCATGAGGCCGCTCCAGCATTTCTGAAACACACGCGCAGTAATGCACCAGTGCTTGTGCAGGGTTGACGCTGCCTCTCTTGTATTACTGTGTTCCCCTCATGTTCAGCTTATTAAATCATTTCATGATTAGAACCTGCAGTTTTTACCATTTTGGTTTCAGGAAACCATTATTCACTTGTTCCCTGAGGACACTGGAATTTCACCTTCTCTGCACACTaatcatttttagttttttttatttttaattttatctttAATCTCTTAAATGAGGTCTGTACTTGATCattgtattttgaaaatgtCAGGGGCCTCACACTCAGGACATGCTTTCTGAAAACCAATCCTCTTTCGCTCATAAAATGCTCCCTTTTGTTTTGTTGCAGGAATGGACTCAGCACACAAATGGACTGCGACACAGTGAAAACCGTAGGATCCTCCTGCAAGTGTAAGGCTCCATACTGTTTATTTTGTGGCAGTAGAAATAAGATGTTGGGTAGTTTTCTTTTATTCTGAGTATTGAATACCATTTTGAAATTGCAAAAGATGGTAGATCTGGATATCGGTgaattttattgatcccagaggaATAATCTTGTCCACGCAGCAGCAAGCATGTAGAGCAACGATGAACATACATTTAGTGCAAAAGACTTGTTGCAAAAATATAGGGTGCagatagtgtgtgtgtggtttttctATGAGCAGTATGACGCATGCTGCTGTTTCACCATATTTCAGGTATCCAGACTGGCGACCACAAGAGGCCTCAAGTAGAGTGTGAGTGGTTCACATCTTTATAATACTGTGATGCGTGGTAAGGAGAGAGCGCTACATTTGCGTTATCACTGAGACATCATTGTCATGCATGCAGTTGGGACCCTCCACTGATCAATAGGTGATGAGTGATCTGCTCTGTTTTATGACCGGTTATGATAGTCGTACATTAACACTGTTTAATTTGGGGCACAGCAGCATTGTGTAAATTGATATCTGTGTTCTTGTTGGATGCTACATGGTGTCTAAGGTCAATGCATTAGAATATCAGGAACACCATTTAAGGGCTCCTGCatgtttacaaggtaataaaatatGTATGTATGACACAAATGACTGTGATCCTGTCCTCTAATAGGTCAGGGTCACTCCTGCTGGAAACAACCAACCGTTCAGATGGAATTCTGGGTCCGGCTCCCCTTGTCCAGGGTCCACATAGAGGCGGGATGAACTCCAACTGGGGTATGATTCTCAGAAATAAGAGATGATAGGTGTCAGTCATTTGACTGCAGTACACCAAAGTTTTTAATGTCTTAGGTTTTAATAGCACAGGCATTTCTTAACTGACGTAAGTAAACTCTTGCTTAAGTCACATTTGTGTAAGTGGGATTTTCCTTCTCATACTAATCAAGGAACCTGGAGCATCGTGATACATATTGAACATAAATGAAAAGAGGATGTAAATTTACTTGCCGGCTTATGACGCTTTTGCATTGGCGCTACTGTAAATCTTCTTATTTGTTTTTGCACAAGTCCAGATTTACTTGAGTTGGTTGAAAATATAGAAGCTCTTCAGCTTAAGATGGGGTTACATTCCAATGAACCCATCGCAAGTTGAAAATGTTAAATACGATACGACACACTGTGATGTGTAAAGGACATAGTGGGTTTGGGAAAATTTGTTTAAACGCTGGAAAATATCGCAGGTTGGGCCACCATAAGGCGAGAAGCATCTGTGATGGTTTTAAATGGGGATAGGTTGTAGTGctcgtttttatttatttattcttctGGTAGGTCCTGGATCGATGAACCAAGGACAGGGACTTTTACCCCCACCTAAGGTAAACCGGCCCTGCATCTCGCAGCACGTTCATCAGTGAGAGCTTCCTCCTGAGCATGTGCTCAGTGCTGGTGCTCAGTGCTGGTGCTCAGTGCTGGTGCTCGGTCTGACCGCCCGCCTTCCTGCGGCCGCAGATACGGAGCAGAGTCGTGGTGGCCAAGTACGAGCGGAAACCTCTGACGCTGAACAGCTTGCTGGTGCTGGCACAGCCCTTCGGGACCGTCTGCGAGCACCTGGTGCTGAAGAACAAGGTAAGCGGAGAGCTGTGCCCCTTGGCCAGACGAGTCGTGTCTGCGTGGGGCAACAGGAAAAGAAGTGCTCACTCTTCAGCAGTGACGTTTCTGCTGGTGACATTGCTTGgaagtgctgttttgtttttttttctatccaGTTTGCACACACTCACTAGCTGGTGATGACTTGTGCACAATACAATATACTGTGGGTGCTGTTTTCATTTAGGTCCTGAACAACACGGTCGTTTTGTGTTTACAGGCAGCGCCGATGCTGCTTTTCTGCAGGGGCAGTTGCCTCGGCCTGACTAACTTAACGCCTCTGTCATTTCGCAGGCCTTCATGGAGATGCAGACTCACGAGGAGGCCGTGGCCATGGTCACCTTCTACCAACGCAAGCCGGCCGTGATGCACGGGAAGGAGATAACCTTCTACCTTTCTCGGGAGCTGGTGGTGATCGAGGTAATGGGGCCGCGGTGGCCGTTTTCTGCAGGTACGGTGTCTGTTCACATAGTGAAGATATTGGTCCGGACTGATGCCGCTTCTGTTTTGTTCTTAGAAAGGCAACAGGCCTGACAAAGACCCCAGGGATGTGAAGGGCAAGGCCAGCCAGGTGGTTTTCTTCTCCAACCTgcccagggagagagagaagaaatcTGAGCTGTTAACTCTGGCACGGCGATTTGGCACGGTGGAGAAATACCTGTTCTTGAGCGAAGAGGTAAAGTGCTCAAACCAAACTAGAATTATCAATACCCTTAAACGCACTCCTAAAAACAAGATTtatctgagtaaaaacatttgtcTAATGTGTTGAGAAGTCCGTGCtggccatctgtttgtttggcttttgttaaatggaagcatttttGGTGCTTTTCTCTCAGGCGTTTGTGCAGCTGGGTACCCCTGAAGATGCTGAAATGATGGTGAAGTATTATACTCTACACCCATTGACCATCAGAGGCAGGAGCATCAGGCTAAACATCTGCACGAAATATAAGACCTTGATGTAAGTTAATTCATAAGCACAGATGAGTCGTTAGTGATGGTTTTTGTGCCACAATAACTTGCCTTTAGCTGGGCTGTAGATTTTTGGTTGTGTTTTCTTTTCACCGTATTGTTTGTGGCCGTTCAGAGTGAACCCCTCCaggaacatggacagacaggactTCAGCAGGAGGAGCGGCGTTGGCTCGGGCACCAGAAGCTACTCGAAGAGCCAGAAATCGCCATCTTCTGGGGACAGGGTTGCCCGAAGCAAGGAGCAGTCGGCATCCAAGGACGAGGAGCTAAAGGCTGACGACGCTGCCATGCCAGAGGGCGGTGAGGGTTCCGGAGACGAGGTGGCTGGTGTGATAGAGGCCGATGACATGGAGGAAGGTGACCACGAGGAAGCTGGCGATGAGCAGGAAATGGTTGCTGAGATGGACCTGGACCAGCCCGAGCCTCCCTCGGAGGCCGGGGCCCAGATGGAAGAAGAGCCCCCTCCCCAGGCCACGGATGCCGGCATGGGGACGGAGCAAGCTGGCGACGTGGGGTCCTTGGACGCGTCTACCGGAGCTGCCTCGGAGCCATTGGGACAGGAGGAGCAGGTGGAACATGCAGAGGCTTCCCCTGAGGAGGAGGCTGAGGTCAAAGGTGATTCACTGCTGGCAGAACCTTCTGGAAGCTTGGAGCCTCAAGGGGAGGAGCCGATGCCAGATCAGGCAAGTGTCATCCCCATTTTCGTGAGCTTCAGTGGGATTAAATGTCCAGGAGGCAGTTACTCTTACTGCCTTTTGGACGTTGTACAAACCACTCGGGTAGTGAGTGAAGCTTCATGTGGGTGTTGTCTtgagcaaaaaacaaaaaaaaagagtatTATAGTTAGAATGCTTTCACAAGGTAGT
Encoded here:
- the matr3l1.2 gene encoding matrin 3-like 1.2; translated protein: MSQKVPSDGVQKGFAVGRGLLAAAETLNFSMSERRSDGLYGMPSRPSYGMASALGGGEGKDRDAPMSRGHSGGGGGVGGGSSGGGSHLSSTMKLFNSLGLSPTDVDALSQIPEENISVETLPHLIMQLKSRKAEAGRRMGGSDPRDLPSLSPERSYRPSRDDWEDVRGGRMGGSGGQGLGHGQQVDYGYNSMQEGPSRGYDRIDYGESSGGGGRDRPYSELSRDRYGDLGLGSSSSSNSFMPRRTGAPSHGKVQDFLGVMPQMFPHVCSLCDFDVHSTMEWTQHTNGLRHSENRRILLQVYPDWRPQEASSRVSGSLLLETTNRSDGILGPAPLVQGPHRGGMNSNWGPGSMNQGQGLLPPPKIRSRVVVAKYERKPLTLNSLLVLAQPFGTVCEHLVLKNKAFMEMQTHEEAVAMVTFYQRKPAVMHGKEITFYLSRELVVIEKGNRPDKDPRDVKGKASQVVFFSNLPREREKKSELLTLARRFGTVEKYLFLSEEAFVQLGTPEDAEMMVKYYTLHPLTIRGRSIRLNICTKYKTLIVNPSRNMDRQDFSRRSGVGSGTRSYSKSQKSPSSGDRVARSKEQSASKDEELKADDAAMPEGGEGSGDEVAGVIEADDMEEGDHEEAGDEQEMVAEMDLDQPEPPSEAGAQMEEEPPPQATDAGMGTEQAGDVGSLDASTGAASEPLGQEEQVEHAEASPEEEAEVKGDSLLAEPSGSLEPQGEEPMPDQDVPNEQDFPENMDDFVTLDEVAEEEDSDTQMKSGDTPTGSSGRSGGLRVVNVVGFKRGYNFLDEILMLAKPFGKVVRHLVLKVRPEAFLELSSEEEARAMVDFYSGNVTPMVCGKAVKIYHSQTYATIQNGRVIYVGQLPPFQTSDASLLKIAEPFGKVRRYFLNRIRNECFIEMKRDEDAERMASAYKDNPPKFHGKRLTVYLSRKYKQLKHGYRPPKPDSDEERPLKREWSEEKEDASPKPKIKKEEEPPAKKACVRAESPPAEKPGSPDEDQPQQEGEKQQDEEGQGGSTEAPSDQKTDDSEPQAGQASAAADSQKDAQEECKGDGADTAPSNGVSEKGVEKEDPCTKTQAEKSVPEPLGPYQPNNPVGVEYVKMGYYCRVCFLFYSNEETAKKVHCSSLSHYEKLKKYLSREKTKAQ
- the LOC125750139 gene encoding polyadenylate-binding protein-interacting protein 2-like; translation: MKDPSRSSSTPSIIGDDVVISGQFHNEENPFAEYMWMENEEEFNRQIEEELWEEEFIERCFQEMLEEEEEHEWFIPSRDLPQTINHLQEQLNGLAIGDGNIWEDLVVNSNLNPNAKEFVPGVKY